In Vibrio alginolyticus NBRC 15630 = ATCC 17749, the sequence ACTCATCTTGTCTTAAAGCCGCGCTGGATGCTGGTGAACCAGTGGTACTAGACCAAGTCAGCATGTTTGCCGATGGCGTCGCTGTAAAACGCATTGGCGAAGAGACTTTCCGTCTATGCCAAAAGTACATTGATGGCCATATTGCCGTCTCTAGCGATGAAATCTGCGCAGCCGTAAAAGACATCTTTGAAGACACTCGCGCCATTGCTGAGCCTTCGGGCGCACTTGCTCTGGCAGGTTTGAAGAAGTTTGCTGAGCAAAACAAACTGCAAGGTAAGAATTTAGGTACTGTGCTGTCTGGTGCCAACACTAACTTCCATGGCTTACGTTATGTTTCTGAGCGTTGCGAGCTTGGTGAGAAACGTGAAGGTTTGCTTGCCGTCACCATTCCTGAGCGTCAAGGTGCTTTCTTTGAGTTCTGTAACCTCATTGGCGGCCGTGCCGTGACAGAGTTTAACTACCGCTACAACGATGACGCATTGGCAAATATCTTTGTCGGTGTGCGTTTGCAAGGCGGTCAGGAAGAGCTAGAACATATCATTCACGACTTACGTGATGGTGGCTACCCAGTGGTTGATTTGTCTGATGATGAAATGGCGAAGCTGCACGTGCGCTACATGATTGGTGGTAAGCCGTCTAAGCCGCTTAAAGAGCGCCTATACAGCTTTGAATTCCCAGAATATCCGGGAGCGCTACTCAAGTTCTTAAGCACACTCGGTACTCATTGGAATATCAGCTTGTTCAACTACCGTAACCACGGCGCTGACTACGGACGTGTTTTATGTGGTTTCGAGTTAGATGAAAGCGATTTAGCTCAGTTTTCAGCACATTTACGTGAACTTGGCTATCAATGCAAAGACGAGACAGACAACC encodes:
- the ilvA gene encoding threonine ammonia-lyase, biosynthetic; protein product: MMEAQPEKQVNQTGADYLRQILRAPVYEVATVTPLQEMPRLSARIGNNVQIKREDRQPVHSFKLRGAYNMVASLSEAQKAAGVIAASAGNHAQGMALSGTKLGIKTTIVMPKTTPDIKVDAVRGFGGNVVLHGSNFDEAKAEAERLSDLHGYTFVPPFDHPLVIAGQGTIGMEMLQQNGHLDYIFVPVGGGGLAAGVAVLVKQLMPEIKVIAVEPEDSSCLKAALDAGEPVVLDQVSMFADGVAVKRIGEETFRLCQKYIDGHIAVSSDEICAAVKDIFEDTRAIAEPSGALALAGLKKFAEQNKLQGKNLGTVLSGANTNFHGLRYVSERCELGEKREGLLAVTIPERQGAFFEFCNLIGGRAVTEFNYRYNDDALANIFVGVRLQGGQEELEHIIHDLRDGGYPVVDLSDDEMAKLHVRYMIGGKPSKPLKERLYSFEFPEYPGALLKFLSTLGTHWNISLFNYRNHGADYGRVLCGFELDESDLAQFSAHLRELGYQCKDETDNPSYKFFLS